CCTTGGGATGGGATAATCTCGCGGACAACCCAGGCGCGGATTCTAACGCATGGCCCGATACAGCCCGCGCCACGGAAATACAAAAACACCCTATGAAGAAGATCGCCCTCATCACCGGCATCACTGGCCAGGACGGCTCCTACCTCGCCGAATTCCTGCTCGCCAAAGGCTACGAAGTCCACGGGATCAAGCGCCGCGCCTCGAGCTTCAATACCCAGCGCATCGACCACATCTACCAGGATCCGCACACCCCCAACCCG
The sequence above is drawn from the Candidatus Hydrogenedentota bacterium genome and encodes:
- a CDS encoding GDP-mannose 4,6-dehydratase — encoded protein: MKKIALITGITGQDGSYLAEFLLAKGYEVHGIKRRASSFNTQRIDHIYQDPHTPNP